Part of the Micromonospora rhizosphaerae genome is shown below.
AAGCCGATGCCCGCACCCGTCGCCGTCGCCTCCGGCGGACGCGGCACAAAGGTCCTCGGCAAGGCCGACGTCGGCGGCCATTCCGTCGCCCTCAATGTCGCCGACGCCCGCCAGCACCTGCACGTGCTCGGCTCCACCGGCTCCGGCAAGTCGACGCTGCTGCTGAACATGATCCTCGACGACATCCACTCCCGGCGCGGCGTCATTGTCATCGACCCCAAAGGCGACCTGGTCCTCGACCTACTCGACCGGATCCCGACCAGCCACGCCAAACGACTCACGATCATCGACCCGGACCAGCCCGCCGGCACCACCCTCAACCCCCTGCAGGGCCACGACCACGACCTGGTCGTGGACAACATCGTTTCGATTTTCGGGCGGATCTTCGCCAAGCACTGGGGGCCGCGTATCGACGACACGCTCCGGGTCGCGTGTCTGACCCTGCTGCGCAAGGCCAACGCCACGCTGACGCTGATCCCGCCGCTGCTCAACGACAAGAAGTTCCGGTACGCGTTCACCCGGGATCTCGACGACCCCGAGGGCCTGCGCGGCTACTGGGAATGGTTCGAGTCCACCCCACCGCCGCTGCGGGCCCAGGTGATCGGCCCGGTGCTCTCCCGCCTGCGCGCTTTCCTGTTGCGCGACTTCGTCCGCCGCACCCTCGGCGCGCCGCAGTCGAGCTTCGACATGTGCCGCGTCCTCGACGGCGGCATCCTGCTCGCCCGCCTGCCGAAAGGGCAGATCGGCGAGGAGACCGCCCGACTCATGGGCAGCTTCGTTCTCGCCTCCGCCTGGCAGACCGCGACCGGACGGGCCCGGCTGCCCGAGCCGGACCGGCGGGACTCCTTCGCATATATCGACGAGGCACACAACTTTCTCAACCTGCCCGGCTCGGTGGGTGACATGCTCGCCGAGGCCCGCGGCTACCACTTCGGCCTCGTGTTGGCCCATCAAAATCTGTCGCAGATGCCGCGGGACACGCAGCTGGCCATCTCCGCCAACGCCCGCAACAAGGTGTTCTTCTCCTGCGCTCCCGAGGACGCCCACCAGTTGGCTCGGCACACGATGCCCGAGCTCGACGAGCACGACCTGTCGCACCTGGACGCCTATCGTGCGGCGTGCCGGCTGGTCGTCAACAGCCGCGAGACCGCGGCGTTCACCCTGCGCACCAACCCACCGCGGGCGCCGATCGGGGAGTCCACGGCGGTCCGGCAGGCCGCCGCGGCCGCATCCGGCCCGTCCGGAAACCAGTCGGCGATCGCCCATCTCGCCGGCGTGGCCGACCCGCCGGAAGGCGATGACCCTAATCCGGGCAACCCAACAGCCACCCAACAGGACGGCGTGTAATCCAACAGACACCCCAAGCAACGATGCTGGCGGCGGCCGGTCGAGGACCGCAACCCCGGGAAGGCCTTCCGCGCAAGGGCATGTGAACGCAATGTCCCTCAGCAGACAGGGGATGGCCTTGGGCGCCATGTCAGCGGCCTCCCTGCGATCATGTGGACATGCCGCATCTCGTCGCCACTCGACCGATGATTGATTGCGACGGCGGGGACACCGTGTGGGCGGCAGTCAGGCGGGTGGCCATAGCTCCCAGCTACCGTGCCGACCGCTGCGGACGACAGCATCCGGGAACTGCGCCTTCGCCTCGGCCAGCTTCGCCATGACTTCTTCGATCGCGCCAGCTTTGATGACCGCCAGCGGCTTGGGCCGGACGACGGGCTGGCGCGGCTTCGGCGGGTCCGGGGCGAAGATGGCCTTCAACGTCGGCGGCAGCATCGCTGCCCACTGCTCCCCGTCGAAGTCGGGCAGGGCGGACGAGGCTCCCCAGACATGTTCAATCTGGTAGGCGGTGCAGGCGAAGCAGCGGTCCCACCATCCAGGCATCAGCCTGGCGATCGTTTCCGCCTGAGAGCCTGGCTCCGGCTGTCCCCGGAACAGGCACAGCGACAACGCGTATGAATGCCAATGTGAGGGTGCCTGGCACTCCGAGCACATCGCGGCAGAGTTGACCGGACGCATCGCCAGCAGAGCGTTGAACCGCTTGCGCTGCTTGCTCTCGTGCAGCCCGCGCAGCATCGGGTGCCGCCAGACGCTCATGTGGGAGCTCAAGTTCATCTCGCGGCGCTGCTCAGGGAAGAAGCCGTAGCGGTCGACAACGGCCTCTGGGTCCCCGAGCTGCTCGCGCATCGTGACGGCGACCGCGCGTTGTTGCTCCATACGCTGCTCGGCCTTGTCCCGCTGCACTGTGGTGGCTGGCCGCTCCAACACGTGGCCGAAGAACGCGGCGTCGGCCTCGACGGCCAGCATCCGCAGCCGCATGCTCTCGCGCTCCTTGTCGTACCGCTCGGCGGCAAGCGCCTTCCGCTCACGACGCTGCTCCTCCATGCGGCGGTCGAAGTCCTCCATGCATGCCGTTGCCGCCGCGTCGGGATCGAATCCGGGAGGATCTTTCGCCCCGTTGTCCCACTCGGCGAGCACCGCCCACTGGCGCTCGTGCTCCTTGTCCCGGCGGCCGTCCTCCCACCAGTCCCACTCGCGCTCGATGTGGTCCTTGACGAGATCGGCCAGCTCCCGCAACAGGTCGCCGGCGCTGCTTCGCCCCCCAGGCTTCCGCGTCCACAACACCCCGTTGGGCGCCTGGACCGTGAAAGCGTCGGTCTTCGCTAGATTGACTGCCACGTTCCGCCTCCCAGATGGCTCCCGCCGCCATGGTGGCCGGGCGGCTTCCCGAACAAGCGCTATCAGCGCCAGGCGAAGGTTCGGCGGACACGGCGTCCGAGCAACACGAGCCTCGTCCGGCGTGTGAGGGCGGACGAGGCATGAAAGTTGAGGGTGGCGCCGGTTCCAGGACTTTTGTGGATCTTGATCTAGATTCTGACGGCAGCGGCGTACAGGAGGTGAGCAGATGACGGGCTTTCGGTACTCATCCCGTCATCATCCGGTCGGGACCGAGGCATGCACGACGTGGCCTACCCCGCAACGATCAACCGGCTGTCGTCGACGCCGTCCTCGTCGCCCAAGCCAAAGCATGCTCTGCCTGGCCTGCGGCAGATCCGATGTCGGGATGCGGCACTGATCATGGCATCAAGCGACGCAGAACTCGTTGCCCTCGGGGTCATTCATGACGACGTGCCCAAGGACGTCGCCGTACCACTCCTCGGAGACCACCGTCGCGCCGGCGGCAACCAGCTCGGGCACTTTCTGCCGGATCAGTGGGGCGCGCTCGGCCATGTCCCAGGGGCCTGGACCGGCCACGCGGATATCGATATGCATAGGGTTCTTGGCAGGCTTGCCCTCATTGAGACGCGGGAGCAAACGCGGCCCGAAACGCGGGGTCGACGTGCCGCCTGACCTGGCCAGACTCAGATCACCGTCTGGTTGTGGCGCCGTTGTGCCAGCCTTCGTCGGTCGGGGTGATTCCTCGGTGGTGGATGCATCCACCCCGTAAGGGATCATGCTCAGAACGGGTCCTCATGCTCGATGTCGTCGCGAGCCCAGCCGTAGCGAGTGATCGTCAGACGCTTGACCGCGTGAATGTCTAGGGGGCGCTGCCGCAGCGCGAGCTTCCACATCGTTCTGGCGCTCGCGGGGAGGGTTACCTCCAGTGCCTGTTCAAGGGCGCTCACCGAGAAGAACCTCGGCGGGACAGGGTCATCATCGGGCTCCGGCGCCAGGAAAAGGTCGCGGACGGCCTCGACATCGTCCGGCGAGCACGTCGACCTGTAGCGAAAGCGCGCGTTCTTCGCCACACTGTGGACCGCCAAGAGGATGTGCCAGTCCAGCCAGCCGCGGTCACGTAGGGCCGCGACCGTGTCAGCAAAGGCCGGCGACTGCCGCAGGGCCGCCAGGGTTGGCCGCATCCGCCGGGGGATGTCCTCGTATCTGAACCGCACCTCCTCGTAGCTGTGGGATGGGGCGTACCCGGGCCCCGGAGTGTCAGGGAAATCAAGGCCTGGGCCGGCGTCGGGGCAGGTAGCGATGTCGCTGGTAAACGGTTGCGGGTCGTCGAGCGACAGGTGGAGACGGTGGTTGCGGGTGGCGCCATGGAACGCGACGTCGTACGGCATGGCGAATGTGGTGATCGACGGCAGGCCCTGCTCGAAGACCTGGTCGAGCAAGACTTTCCACCGGTCGTCGGGCAGCGCCGAGACAGTGACGATGACGGTGGTCACGGCCGCGAGGGTTTGCTGCGCGACCGCGTTGAAGACCTCAGGGCCGCGATGGTCGATGACCGCCAGGGTGCAGCGGAAGCACGTCTCAGTCGGCGTTCCGTCGACTTGCTCGGTGGCGAGGTCGGAGTCGGGCGCGCCGGCGGTGACGAACACTCGGACTCTTGTCGGAAGGAGGGCCGGGTCCGCAGACGCAAGGTGGGCGAGCGTGATCTGCAAGGTTGCGGCGAACCGCTCGCCCACCGCGACATCGGGCTCCTGGTTGTCGAACTCGACTGTCCAGATCACGCCCAAGCACTGGAACCGTATCCGTCGGTGTGGACCGGCATCGGCGAAGGGCGGATCGCCCAACTGCTTGGCAGCATGCGCGACGTGCTGCTCGGCGTCCATGCGCTGCCACCACGGCGGCCCACTGCGAGACAGGTCCTCAACGAAGGAGTCGATGAGTCCGGAGACACCGGCATCGGCGATGGCCTCGTCGACCAGGTCCGTGTAGGGGGCACCGAGCTTGTTGGCGAGCGCCCTGGTGTTGGCGAGTTCGAACAGGGCGGCGGCCAGCCACGGGTGCCGTTCGAAGTCGAAAGCCTGCTCAGCCAGCAGACCGTGAGCGGTGAGGGCGGTGCGGGTCAGTTGGGTGGAGCTGACCCAGTTGGCCTGGTGGTAGTCGGCGGCGGCGGCCTTGAAGAGTCCCTGCGGGTGCAGGTCGGGGTTGTCGCGTTGTGTTAGTGCTGCGGCGACCAGGCCGTAGTACTTGGCCGCTGCGTAGAGGCGCAGCCGCTGGTACGCCTCAGCGGTCGCCAAAGTTGCCTCGACGAGTCGGGCCCCGGCCTCGCCATGAACCAGGCTGAGTCGGGCTCGGTGTAGGTGACGGAGTCCGTCCAGCCATCGGTCGGCCTTAAAAAGAGCGTTGGCTCGATCGAGTGCCTTGTCCGCTGCGGCGTCGCCGCCCATCGACACCGCCAACTGGCGGTCGAGGACGTCCACGAGGGCATCGAACTGCGGCTCGTCAACCAGTAACGGCGTAT
Proteins encoded:
- a CDS encoding type IV secretion system DNA-binding domain-containing protein yields the protein MISSVFALIPALVPTSTPPPPPPPTTSAPPLPGLSQWLLDTITAASRWCLDRPWLAVVAVLLIAAGYTAGAVVAARRHRRMARHAQLITVSPPPEVDAAGAATFWATLAEILHAAWRRRLRDGRSHIAVEYRWGGRELTIAVWVPRTVRTGPIQAAIRGAWPGAACTVTDADPPLPLDALDVGGALVPTLPAWYPLQTDHDNDPMRTLIAAASGLHAAESACVQVLARPATNRQIRRLRRGVQSLRTGRPPRDLLDPATWLRVALDLGLELFSRGQRTHPAARHTPVPGADPQRERDGRAGVDKLTGTQWEVALRFGVAHTNPRRSDPDDLKPRLVTHAQGIATAFGSWTGRNRLRRLTIKHPARVLAARMLRCGFLLSTTELATIAALPQDIAVPGLDRARAKPMPAPVAVASGGRGTKVLGKADVGGHSVALNVADARQHLHVLGSTGSGKSTLLLNMILDDIHSRRGVIVIDPKGDLVLDLLDRIPTSHAKRLTIIDPDQPAGTTLNPLQGHDHDLVVDNIVSIFGRIFAKHWGPRIDDTLRVACLTLLRKANATLTLIPPLLNDKKFRYAFTRDLDDPEGLRGYWEWFESTPPPLRAQVIGPVLSRLRAFLLRDFVRRTLGAPQSSFDMCRVLDGGILLARLPKGQIGEETARLMGSFVLASAWQTATGRARLPEPDRRDSFAYIDEAHNFLNLPGSVGDMLAEARGYHFGLVLAHQNLSQMPRDTQLAISANARNKVFFSCAPEDAHQLARHTMPELDEHDLSHLDAYRAACRLVVNSRETAAFTLRTNPPRAPIGESTAVRQAAAAASGPSGNQSAIAHLAGVADPPEGDDPNPGNPTATQQDGV
- a CDS encoding VOC family protein, producing the protein MIPYGVDASTTEESPRPTKAGTTAPQPDGDLSLARSGGTSTPRFGPRLLPRLNEGKPAKNPMHIDIRVAGPGPWDMAERAPLIRQKVPELVAAGATVVSEEWYGDVLGHVVMNDPEGNEFCVA